One Scophthalmus maximus strain ysfricsl-2021 chromosome 1, ASM2237912v1, whole genome shotgun sequence genomic region harbors:
- the LOC118313776 gene encoding N-chimaerin isoform X1 — MALNVFDHDEYRPPVWKSYLYQLQQEAPHPRRVTCTPEVDNRPKYYGREYHGMISREEADQLLSQAEGSYLIRESQRQPGTYTLALRFGNQTRNFRLYHDGKHFVGEKRFESIHDLVTDGLITLYIETKAAEYIAKMTINPIYERVGYTTLNQEPTLKKLLPHSHEAPDGPAPAKDERNAEERLTSLVRRATLRESDLAPNYEKVHNFKVHTFRGPHWCEYCANFMWGLIAQGVKCADCGLNVHKQCSKVVPNDCQPDLRHVKKVYSCDLTTLVRAHNTKRPMVVDMCIQEIEARGLQSEGLYRISGFSELIEDVKLAFDRDGEKADISSSAYEDINIITGALKLYFRELPIPLITYDAYPRFIDTAKITDPEKRLESLHEALKLLPPAHCEALRYLMAHLKRVTQCEKDNLMSSENLGIVFGPTLMRAPDLDAMTALNDIRYQRLVVEALITNEDVLF; from the exons ATGGCCCTGAATGTCTTTG ATCATGATGAATACAGGCCCCCGGTGTGGAAGTCGTACT tgTACCAGCTCCAGCAGGAGGCACCTCACCCACGCAGAGTCACCTGCACCCCTGAG GTCGACAACCGGCCGAAATACTATGGGAGAGA GTACCACGGGATGATCTCAAGAGAAGAGGCCGATCAGTTACTGAGTCAGGCCGAAGGCAGCTACCTCATCAGAGAGAGCCAGAGGCAGCCGGGCACATACACACTGGCACTCag GTTTGGGAACCAGACGAGAAACTTCCGCCTCTACCATGACGGGAAGCACTTTGTCGGAGAGAAGAGGTTCGAGTCCATCCACGACCTGGTCACAGACGGCCTCATCACGCTTTACATTGAGACAAAG GCAGCGGAGTACATCGCCAAGATGACCATAAACCCCATCTATGAGCGTGTGGGCTACACCACCCTGAACCAGGAGCCTACCCTGAAGAAACTCCTGCCTCACAGCCACGAGGCCCCCGACGGACCGGCTCCGGCAAAAGATGAGCGCAATGCAGAGGAGAGG CTCACATCGCTGGTGCGGCGGGCCACGCTGAGGGAGAGCGACTTGGCGCCCAATTACGAGAAGGTCCACAACTTCAAG GTTCATACATTCAGGGGACCACACTGGTGCGAGTACTGTGCCAACTTCATGTGGGGTCTCATCGCTCAAGGAGTCAAGTGTGCAG acTGTGGGTTGAACGTCCACAAGCAGTGCTCCAAAGTCGTGCCCAACGACTGCCAGCCGGACCTGCGGCACGTCAAGAAGGTGTACAGCTGCGACCTGACCACGCTGGTCCGAGCCCACAACACCAAGAGACCCATGGTGGTGGATATGTGCATACAGGAAATCGAGGctagag GTCTGCAGTCAGAGGGTTTGTACAGAATATCGGGCTTCAGTGAGCTGATTGAAGATGTGAAGCTGGCCTTTGACAGAG ACGGAGAAAAGGCCGACATTTCCTCAAGTGCTTACGAGGACATCAACATCATCACTGGGGCCCTCAAACTGTACTTCAGAGAGCTGCCTATCCCCCTCATCACATATGACGCCTACCCACGCTTCATAGACACCGCAA agaTCACAGACCCCGAAAAACGTCTGGAGTCTCTCCACGAGGCCTTGAAGCTGCTGCCGCCAGCTCACTGCGAAGCACTGCGATACCTCATGGCTCACCTCAAGAG GGTGACCCAGTGCGAGAAGGACAACCTCATGTCCAGCGAGAACCTGGGCATCGTCTTCGGGCCGACACTTATGAGGGCGCCCGACCTGGACGCCATGACGGCGCTGAATGACATCCGATATCAGAGACTGGTGGTGGAAGCGCTCATTACCAACGAAGACGTGCTGTTCTGA
- the LOC118313776 gene encoding N-chimaerin isoform X2 produces the protein MPSRESHIIKRGKKQSRRRAEKETTPKGSLFTAALGLNVSPDSPASTFWRPIRSFALSQLTSLVRRATLRESDLAPNYEKVHNFKVHTFRGPHWCEYCANFMWGLIAQGVKCADCGLNVHKQCSKVVPNDCQPDLRHVKKVYSCDLTTLVRAHNTKRPMVVDMCIQEIEARGLQSEGLYRISGFSELIEDVKLAFDRDGEKADISSSAYEDINIITGALKLYFRELPIPLITYDAYPRFIDTAKITDPEKRLESLHEALKLLPPAHCEALRYLMAHLKRVTQCEKDNLMSSENLGIVFGPTLMRAPDLDAMTALNDIRYQRLVVEALITNEDVLF, from the exons ATGCCGAGCCGTGAGTCGCACATCATTAAAAGGGGCAAGAAGCAGTCACGCAGGCGAGCCGAGAAGGAAACGACTCCGAAGGGCTCTTTGTTTACAGCGGCTCTTGGTTTAAATGTCAGC CCCGACTCCCCTGCTTCCACCTTCTGGCGACCAATCAGATCTTTTGCCCTTTCGCAGCTCACATCGCTGGTGCGGCGGGCCACGCTGAGGGAGAGCGACTTGGCGCCCAATTACGAGAAGGTCCACAACTTCAAG GTTCATACATTCAGGGGACCACACTGGTGCGAGTACTGTGCCAACTTCATGTGGGGTCTCATCGCTCAAGGAGTCAAGTGTGCAG acTGTGGGTTGAACGTCCACAAGCAGTGCTCCAAAGTCGTGCCCAACGACTGCCAGCCGGACCTGCGGCACGTCAAGAAGGTGTACAGCTGCGACCTGACCACGCTGGTCCGAGCCCACAACACCAAGAGACCCATGGTGGTGGATATGTGCATACAGGAAATCGAGGctagag GTCTGCAGTCAGAGGGTTTGTACAGAATATCGGGCTTCAGTGAGCTGATTGAAGATGTGAAGCTGGCCTTTGACAGAG ACGGAGAAAAGGCCGACATTTCCTCAAGTGCTTACGAGGACATCAACATCATCACTGGGGCCCTCAAACTGTACTTCAGAGAGCTGCCTATCCCCCTCATCACATATGACGCCTACCCACGCTTCATAGACACCGCAA agaTCACAGACCCCGAAAAACGTCTGGAGTCTCTCCACGAGGCCTTGAAGCTGCTGCCGCCAGCTCACTGCGAAGCACTGCGATACCTCATGGCTCACCTCAAGAG GGTGACCCAGTGCGAGAAGGACAACCTCATGTCCAGCGAGAACCTGGGCATCGTCTTCGGGCCGACACTTATGAGGGCGCCCGACCTGGACGCCATGACGGCGCTGAATGACATCCGATATCAGAGACTGGTGGTGGAAGCGCTCATTACCAACGAAGACGTGCTGTTCTGA